Sequence from the Sphingobacteriaceae bacterium GW460-11-11-14-LB5 genome:
TGGGCGAAAATACACACGGGCATTGGAATCCTACCAAAGAAGCCCATGGCAAATGGGGATCTGCTGCTTATCATAGCGGAGATATTGGCAACATCATGTTAGATAATAAAGGCCATGCTACGCTTTCGGTGACTACCGATAGATGGAGTGTGAAGGATGGAGATATCAAAAATATCATTGGCCGTGGCATTATTGTACATGGCGGTACCGACGATTATACGACACAACCAACTGGTAACTCAGGGCCACGGGTAGGTTGCGGGGTAATTGAAGCGGTGAAATAAAGTACTTATTAGCGATATTTAAATACTAAACCTGTCAGTCTGAGCCTGTCGAAGACTCTTTGTTAATGAAAAAAATGCACTTCGACAAGCTCAGTGTGACATCAGAACTATAAAAAAGCGGTTAAATTTTTAACCGCTTTTTTTATGCAATTTGATCGGGCTTGTCATCATCATTTAAAAACCTAAATTATTATGGCAACTCTAAACGAATCTCAAAACGGCAAGGCCGTAAAAGGAAGAAACAAAAAACCAACACCAAGGGTAGACCTTACCGCAATGGTCGATCTGATGTTTTTATTAACTACTTTTTTTATGCTCACCACTTCATTGGGCTCTTTAAACGCGGCAGATATCGCTAAACCCATTAAAGACGACGGCGCACATATTGAACCGTATCCCGAATCGCGCACCATGACCATCCTGCTCGGCAAAAACAACAAGGCTGTTTGCTACATGGGCACAATAGAAAAGGCAAATATGAAGGTTACTGCGGTAGCCAACATT
This genomic interval carries:
- a CDS encoding superoxide dismutase, translated to MKNYLLSLAIAGVALISACAKTDKEIARATLTETADNTKTIGTAKFYELSDGKIKMDIEMNFAARADSNVAVHFHEHGDCGNMGENTHGHWNPTKEAHGKWGSAAYHSGDIGNIMLDNKGHATLSVTTDRWSVKDGDIKNIIGRGIIVHGGTDDYTTQPTGNSGPRVGCGVIEAVK